The genomic interval gtggtgagaaagagagagttaTTGGGAAGAGAGAAAACCTGTGGTTTGTGCTTTTGTACCGTGTTGGAGGTATTTCTGCtaataaacaacctttatttgaatCCGGGACTGTGATTCTGTGTGTTGGGATTTGGGCTTGCTGACGCCCGGGTGTCCATCACAGTGCTTAAGTATCAACAGTACAACTAAATACAGGATCTTTACTCATTTTATATATGGTTGAATAAAGTTCTTACACACTGAAAATAATCCTGGCTGCCTCCTTTGTGCCAAACATTTTGCTAAAAAACAACAGTATACGTTTTCAATAAAAcaccaaaaatttttttttgttttttccctccCATTTTTTagtcttttctcctttttaaccAACTTTTCTACTCAGCCTTTTGGAGGCTGCTATTCAGGTAGCCAGGATTTTGCTATGCACAATTTTCACCAATTTAGCTATCATTAGTGATGTAGAAGATGTGGGcaaaattaatgttatttaacCACAGGCTTAGTTTGACATTTAAGCTGAGGGCCCTGATGAACTATACAACCGTATTGCTACCCCAAGTCAAAAATTATGCACTCTTTGTAATATAAATGTACACAATAAAGTAAATCTCATTTGTtagcatatttaaaacaaagGGAAAAGCACACAAGTATCATTAGCAATATTGAAATGATTGAAAACTATGCTTTTAAGGTTTGCTTACCTTCTTAGTGCAAttgttataaatgttttttaataagttGGAAAATAtgtatggtgtaacattcaggtacaTTTGGGACTGGCTTAACTACTttgaaagttgaagcattttttgttttttatttacttcagtattacatttttgttttataaataaactattttgtAAAAGGGCTCAGTGTTGTGTGTGTTGGAGATTTGCTCAGACTGTCAAGCCCCAGTTTGTAAACGACAGCTACTTTAACAAGGCATGTCCAAAgaactgaaattaaaatgaaacagcagTATCTCTAACACAGTAATCATCACTGGATTGAAGAGATGGTTCAAAACTGGAAGTATACATAAAACCATTTTCCCTTAAAATAAGGTTTTAATGTAAAAAGTCTTATTCAGTAATCTAAAACACAAATACATTGAGAAAGCATATAAGAACCatataatcaaataaaattcCCTTTCTTGTTCTGACAAATTTCTAATGATATAAATGAACTTGTTTCTTGAAGTGGAATGAaacgtttatttaaaaaatatttaccaaaATACCACAAAGTAACAGCTAAATTGACCAGTTGTTTAGTAAACCTcggaataaataaatgcattatatGGAGCCAGAAATGTGATGGTAGCTACTGAATGACTATTCACATTATTCATGACATACAAAATGTAGGTCCaagtttaaaataatagaaaaacttccaaacaaaaataaaccaaagcgTCAATGCTATATCTGGCACAGCCAAAACAATTTCTGTTCATTAGAGCAATTCCTTTAATATATTCCAAATGAGCAATACTTTTAACATAATTAAAATCATGCAAGAAAACTACAGATGCCTAATGATATTGcttgtttatctttgttttttagtacattaaaaacaaagtgtATTTGTAGCTGACAGAACTATACCTTGGTAAATACTTGAGAATCCAAAAACACTTCTACTGCtaaactgttttatttgtttaaataatacatataatCAATTCTGAACAAGATATTTCTGGGTTAAAATGTCAGATTCTTActtataaagatagatagatagatgacattCATATTTatggaaacatttttatatatagtaatgaaactatgaaatattaatgaatgccttaataaagtttttgtatagtatacagtataataactgAGAAAACAAATGGTATTATAAAATAGTAACAGTAATACCACCACATGCCATAAAAGACAAGACTTACACATGGTAACCTGTAATGCAGGTATCATATTTCATattatacaaaaaacattttcaagagATTTTATAGATAGATTAGACAGATTAGGTAGATAGAAGCCAAAGAGTAAACCATGATACTGGAATTGAAAAAGGAGgtggcataaaaaaaaaaaaaaaagcttctttaCCTTTCCTGTTTCTCTTTCAAAATCCACATACTCCCTCGTTGGCACTTGCCTCTGTTCTCCATGCAAGTTTGCAGGAAAAAATTGCAGAGATAGATTGGTTCCAGTTGCCACAAAAGCCTTTTAGAAAAATCAATACAAACAGGATCAGGAGCAAGGCTTTACATAAATTATGCAGccagtcatttattttttacatcactgTATGCCAAGAGTCAGGCAGCatcaagaacacacacacacacacacacacacacaaaaaaaacatagtcatctttttttctttttttccattttgagtaTTAGGTTACAAACATCTGATTCTATTTTACCAACACTCACACTGGCTGGACGGGATATAGGATACTgcataaaaatcaatattttattttaaattagccCATATGCTgacattaataaaaagaaatctcAGTTCTGGCTGAACATGCTGTACTAAATTCAGTGGCACATCTGTAACAATGCTAAACATTAgactcaaaatatttaaattgagaACGGCAAAGCCTTTCTTGTTTATGCCAGAAGGATTAAGAAAAAACTATTTATGAATAACTCTGTGTGGGTTCCTTTGGCCTGTTTTTTAAAGCAATTCTGATTTTATTACGGTTAGAAAAGTCAAATATTTGCATGAAAGTGAACTACATACAATTCCATCACTATTAATCCAATTTTGAATTATTAAGAAACAATTTGAAACATTAAATCCATTGTCACACAAAAGGAGGTCCACATATCATAAAAGATAAATTACAATGCTTATTAAGATCATAAGGCAATATAAATTTACTAAAAATGCAGTTACTTTGCAATACAAGTTCTAGCTTCTGCCTGTTCAGcagtaagaaaatgtaaatgctAATTCAGCAACCTAGAGGGCAAATATATTAACTTTACAGAGAACTAAAAATAGATACAGACAGATACAGAAGAGAATTTGACAAAAGACTGCAGAAGACAGGGATACAGACAATGAGTTTTCATAAATCAAATTTCATTATGTACTTATCTTTCCAGTATATCTTGGCAATCTTGTAACTTAAAATGGCAACATGCAAGATATAcacatcaaaaataacattgtaatTCTTGCTTATTAATTTAACAATTTCCTTTGTAaaaggatttgtttttaattagctACATGACTGATACAAAGCTTCTTCTCTTTtagataaaaactaaaatagtatTCTTTTCAACTGACTCTAATATACATTGTTAGCATATGTGGCAATGGTACTTTCTATGAAAAAGAATGTAGCACCTGGAGTAACTGGCTGTCGGCTTGAAAGTGAGGCGATTGCACAATTACACCATACAAGCCTACAGTGTGTTTAGCTGTAAAAAGACATTATCCCAGTAGTGAAtgcaaatgtaatgtaaaaagaatatgaataatgtgTCATTTTGCAAATTATCAAATCAGAAAGAAAGAATTAGTAACTAATATCCAATGTTACTTTTTTCACTGGGAGAACTTAaaggaaaagtgaattaaaagcatgaatgcaaaataaatgaatggacacTTATTTAACATGAAACCAGGTTTGGGGTTCTGGACAGCAAAAGCTGTTTTAAGTTACTATctttttcaaaaaacagaatatttaatatacaaaaatgtatttaagaaggaaaaatagTCAATACTGCAGTTTggaagctgaaagaaaaaaaactgttgccTCATAGTGCTAAAAATAAGTGGATCCAATTAGACTcacttaacttaaaaaaaatcttctgtagAGAAAGAGCTGTCTAAATAATTAAGTAAAAGATGTATGCAATTCCTGCCAGGTTAAAACATGTAAGCACAATAGCTGAGCCTATTATTTTCTAATCCCTCGTGGCCCATTAAATATTTACATCTTTCACTTGTCTTGCATAAAGACACTCGTATtgcataaaaaagtattttttcataCAGAGGCCCTTTAATGTCGCTGTATTTATTCATGATCTAAGTGGTACATTGGGgaccttttaataaaaaaaaattaaaataaatgtgtctaagcaaaatatattttagaacAGATTTTCTCTAACAGAAATCCTCCAAATTTACCCATACGaatatttttgatcttttcaaCAAAATATGTAGTGAAGAATTTGCAATATGAATGCTTcattatttaaaagtaaacaaaaagtaCCAATTTATGACTGCTAAAAAAAGTTAAGAATCAACTAAGAGGTGGTATGACTCATTACAATACACAACATTAAACTGACTATGCACTTCTGAACTTCCCAGATACAGGAGAAACAGTATCCATtcagacaatttttaaaaattatttatttcaaaaataatataaatacatagaTCAGAAAGACATTTCACTGTACTACAAATAAGCATCAAGTCTCTTATATCAAATTAATCTCAATGAAGTAGCACTATAGTGAGAGGCGCCTTACACAAACCAGTACTTAAACAACGCTCCTCATACTGACGTAAACATGCAAAAACAAGTAAATACTGGTAACAAATCAGATGGTCACACTGCGGACGGAATGAaagcaacatttaaaaatcaCTGTATAAATATCACAGTAATAAGTTACATAACATACTAATTAAGACACACATTTTGGGTGCTCAAGAAAAAACAAACCTTACAGATGTCAAGAAATAAATATCTCTTGGTTTAGAAAGAATGCCTCTATTAAATCAGGCAATAAAGACTCTCAAACAAGAACACAGCTGTCTATTTTACTATGCAATACTTCATCAGTCAGTAACAAAGACGATCTGTGCTCCTATTCTACACACTCACCTCATGCCTAACAGGTGAAATATTTATTCAGTGACAATTCGTACAAGTTAAATGGTAAACATTTTCAGGAAATACTTACTATTTCCGATCGGCCGTCCCGGCATGCGTTTTGAAACCTCGCTTGCCTTTCGTCGTGGGGGCGATCTCTAAAACCAGTGTATTTTATCTATGGGGTAAAACGACAAAAGGTTAAACGTTATCAGCACCTTACCAATTACCCGGTCTACTACTAACACTTCAAAAGAGATGCACACTCTACAAATCAGCTCAGTAGAAGATCGGAGTCACCAATGTCTTGCCATACCATGTTTGTGATTTCTACTGCAACCAACGAATCATTCTAGAAGTGCTAGGTTTCCAGGACAAAAAGCGGTAGCTGACAGTGTGACACTTTGGGATCTAGACAGCGAGCTCCACTGAGCACCTTCAGGTCTAAACGAAGCACAAGGCTCGTAAAACCCGCCGCATTTTACCTCTGAAAGCGCTAGGCGAAACAGGAAGCGCGCTTTCTCGCCAGGCGGGTCCAGCTCATTGCGCCCTGGCAGGCGAAAACTTTATTTGAAACGGCTGACTGTATTCCGTTCGTGCTGCTTTGTTGCTACCATAGCAGGTAGCCCGCTTTGCAAAAGCGCGGGGATGCAAGTTAACCGCCGCATCCCAACAACTCATCTCACATCATCCCGCCCCTCCTCTCTCACCTCGCATTCTCTGCTCAGCTTTCTGAAGAACTCCTCGTTCTCAAACTTGCTCCTCTGGTCAGGCACGACTCGCGGCATGTTGCCCGCTGTAAGTGGTGGACGTGAGTGGCGGGAGGAGGGTACCTTAGTAGCTCCGAGACCCTCGGCGACTCTTCGTTTCCTATTTTCCTCCGAGAATCTGCAAGTCGGGTGGCCCCAGCGAGTACGCTTTACTAGTAAAGGATATTAATAGGTGAAGGGACTGAtgttaaaagaaataatgaagcATCAAATCCTTCCGTTTAGAGACGACTCAAGTTGTAAACAGTGCCGGTTCtagattattttttaacaaacagTTCTCCTTTCGGTGACTTATTGTTTTCTTCAGGTGCCCTCTTCTTTCTCATCAACACCGAAAACTATGGTTTATCACGGCGCCGGTCAGCTCTTAACCGCCAGTCTCCTCtcgacataaagtcaaacttactTCCTGACTCCACTAACTCCTAGCTACAACTGCACACCCCGCACCCCTCATTCAGAACTCTGCCTCGCTGCTGCTTTCGGCGCAGGCGCCGTACAATAACACCCCCGCCAGCACCGAGGGGTCCCGTATGCGCGTGCGCCACCCCCTCCCCTTCTGCTAGCTGCTTGGCGCTACGCAGCGACAGCGCCTAGACGGGATGGTGATCACGTCTGTGTGTTTGTTTACTTTCTACCGATGCTTGTAATTAAATAACAAGAACGGACATATCCAAGCAATAAGAATTCGCAGTACAATCATCTTAGAAGGTGTAATGTTCAGAAAAGAAGACACGGATTTACTTTTCTCCCCCTTAATGGGCACTTGTGAATTTAACGTTTTAGACGTGATTCCTTTCCAGCAGAATTTCGTTTTGGGGTCAAGTTTAGTGAAGTAAACGTTGGTGAGGTAAAGCAAGAACTTAGAGACGTGTCGTTGGTAGCATATAGTACAGAGAACAGAGTTGTCTTCAGGACCGTCTTAACAGAATCATAGCAAAATAGTACGCAGCTGCCCATGTtttgagaacaaaacagaaacatacataggtatCAGAAACATCATGAGCCCCTATGCTTCTAGGGCCCCAGCCAATGCCCGTTGTGCCCATAGCCTTAGGCTCCTCCATCTAATTTAACTTGGTCTAGAATCTACACCAAACCTCAAGGCTGCGTGAACAGCTACTTTAATTCCCTGTCTACACATAAACAGGGAGGATGAGTTTCTAAACATCTTCACCCTGGAAGGAGTTTTTCAAAAGCTCAGTTTTCAGGGACCTAAAACACAGTTTGCGTGTGGATGAAAAGCCAATATGCATGCAAAATGCTACATTTTAAACAGTACCAGGGTATGTGTGGACACGGTCTAAGGCTATAAATAATCGAACCAATGTTTCTAATTGTTTCATTTAACTACCATTTgctgtattaaaaataacaggaatAAGGACATTTGGAGTTATCTAAAATATCAGAGCAGAtatgttcaaaatgcagctgtcAGTGTAACAACTTAGGCCAAACACAGCGATAATGTTACATCTCAGCTGTCTCAGCTACATCAGCATTGTGTCAGACAGAAATATCTACTATACtagaatgttattttagaaagctGTTAGCACTATTTGCATTTATAGAAGCCAATCTGACAACTAAAACTGTCTGGTGTTGGTCTTCTTGCTATCTCAAAGACACAAATTTATAGTTTCTGTTCTCTTAAACTAGATCTGTGTGAGGCCACATTGGTCTGAACAAAGAAACCCCAACTCTTCTGTCTCGTTCATCTTACATTAACTATGCAAAATAGACTGTACAGTGGTCTACTTTGCTACCGTATCACATGTTTATTACTTTGCTTTTACAATTCATCATTCTGTTTTTGAAGTGAGATCTTTTCCATGCACCTACCAATGTCTGTCATTAATGCATCATTATTTGGACTTGTACAGCAGAGCAGTTTTAATTGTACTCaccattttgtcatttgcattccATACACTCCTGTAATGTTAATTTAAGAAGTTGTTACATTGCTTGCATTCATAGAAGACAATTTGACAACTACAATTTTGAGGCATTGGCCGTCTTACTATCTCAAAGACATGAATTTTTAGTTTCTGCCCTCTGGAACTCCTAACCTCGACCTGTGTCAGGCTACATTAATCTCAACAGAGAAATCAAGGCTGAAGCTCCAAAACATTGGGAATTTCTTCTTACACCTGTACAATGTCTGTTCTAGCCAACTGAGAATTAAGACTAGAGCCATCACTAGGGTCACAACACATCCAGGCCATCGTCTGTTTGGCCCATTACCATCTGGAAAGTTATATAGGGCAATCAGATCCCAGACGTAACAAACAGAAGAACTATTTTTTTTCCAAGAGCCATGTTGTCCATCTCCCCTATCTTGTTTTAAAGACTGCTAGACACACCTTTTGGTTCCACTATGGGTCGCTAACACTCCcacccacacatgcacacacacacagaaacatatataaaatgtatatgtgcATTCACAAAATTGAACTTTTAAGGACTGAAACATTGTTATTGACAAAAATGCTTCTATTTAAGTaaatagtgtttattgattatattactTCTGGGCATTACATCATAATCATGGCAAACTGTCAAACATACTACTTtttagtaaatactgtatatgtgagtaCCGTTATGCTGTATATAAGAAGTACCTTTATTcatccatacattatccaacccactatatcctaactacagggacacgggggtcagctggagccaatcccagccaacacagggcgcaaggcaggaaacaaaccccgggcagggtgctagacCACCGCAgggtgcaaacacacacacaccaagcacacactagggataatttaggataatttgaaatgaattgcaaatattatttattgttttatcacTCACACTGATGCTTGCTCATCAGAAATATTCAACCTTATAAGCAATCTCGTATAAGTAATCGTGATTCAGACTAAAGATCAGCACAATCATCACACTAAGTGAGGAATtcagtttaaaaacatttaatttagataAACAGTTTGGACTTACCATTTGTCATTATTCCATTTTAATCTAGTTGGTAGCATTCAGAACAAGATAGGAACCAACCCTATCCAGGTCccgtccattgcagggcacatgcacatgcacactcATTCGTACCAAGGTtactttatttccattttttaaaaatcagtttttattaCTATACTATTTTCATCtcttatttcattttcagtttcattttatgaACTTTTCACCATTTCTATTTTAGATTTTATCTTTGATGACTTACCTAAATTAGTTTTTACTTTGAgagaataatttaatttttgttttcattttagctATTAATGCTATTTAATGAAGATTAAGAAATACATCCTGTGCCTACATAGCAAAGGAATTGCAGAAACATGTAGATATACCCATAAAGGACTTGTGTGTCATTGGTGATGTAGCAGTGCCCATCTGTTCAATGATAATGCTGGTTAATTTGGCAGCAATAGGCATGTTAAGCTTGAGATGAAGCACCTCATGAATGCAGATTATTCATACAACCTGctagattatttctgttttagtaaATAGCTGTTCCagcacattttctctttttatgttCAATCTGTTGAGGCAAATAGACAGCTGCTTTTTTCAGATTCAAAGTTAGTTTGTTGACCATAATCTGTCATTTTACTTTCTTTGATaggtttgtgtatttttttcagcatgttattgttctcaacctttttgtagtctaagattatttttaaatacattctattttttcactttaatcgAGTTTTAGAAATCTGGCAGCCACATCGTTGATTACATTCTGTAAGGAGGTGGGAGGAACACTCGTAGCTCTTGCAAAGTTGTCCCCTGTATTTTGATTGCAAACAAAGTAAACAGGCACTCCATAGCAGTGAAATAAACATACATTGCCTCAATAGATATAGCTATAAATAATTTCAAAAGGGGGTGGCATGGTGTATAGTAGTGAGAAAAGAAGGGTCAGTCACCAGTAATGTTTCCTAAGCAAAAACATTCAATTAATTTCCCTATAAGTACTATAttatttaatctaattttctaTTCTTATGTAATAGTATTAAAATATTATGCATTACAGCACACACTTGAAAATGTGAATTGAAAATTGACTTGAAAATTGGCAtgcttatttaaaatattcagacaCAATTtaatcactcattcattcatgaagctgaaaaaatatactaaattttatatatactaaATTATGCTAttaaatggaatttaaaaatttATGTGAACACCAAGCTATCTTTTTAAATAGCTTGttatactaaaatattaaaaagccttCAAAGTTGATTTGaaattgctacagatcacaactgTATATTTGGATCTGAGACTAAAAGCACATTCTGGCCTTGAAAAAATGACTACTGGccagaaatgtatttaatttatttaatgaataatGTTTTCCATCCAGTATTTCATTCATGATGAAATCTGCCTAATCCATCACAGCATCAACAAGATCAGGAGCAAGGTAAAGTTCAAAACCAGACATACATAAAAGTGTAGTTcttaagaaagacaaaaataataaaagaacatgagaaatataagaaaaaaatacaccatCATCAAAAAGATTTTAGACTCCTTTATAAAAGCTAAAGGCAAAGAGTAAGGATAAGAAAATGTTTAGGCTTACCGTAAATGATGTCTGTTAGGGTCGGGCTGAGTTTGAAATCCCCATATCATACTCCAGTGagcttttcagttcattttttcaaataaactttAAACTCCTGTATGTATATTTGCGCTGCTTTTTCTGCTATTCCTGCTATCCTGTCTTCAGATCAGTTACACCTACCATATAACTGTGAATGAAAACAATGTGATTTTTTCAGAATATTTAAATTCTTATAAATTTTGGCACAATGGTGATGAACCCTAATTTGACCTAACTTGCCATCTCTGGGGCTCTTCTCTGATTCAACGGTTTGAACTCAGATCAAGATGTTAATATGGTTCTTCTTCAAATCAGGGTTATAGTTGATCTACTTGTATTTGATCATTGAGTTTTGCTAAGCTTTGTTTCACAAACCAAAGTTACTTGAAAGCGAATAACCGTGCAAAAATAATGTTTGGGTTGGGTGGGCATGAGACAAACTAAATGGGGTACTTTattataaattttcaaaaattggaTTGCCATGC from Erpetoichthys calabaricus chromosome 9, fErpCal1.3, whole genome shotgun sequence carries:
- the cbfb gene encoding core-binding factor subunit beta — protein: MPRVVPDQRSKFENEEFFRKLSRECEIKYTGFRDRPHDERQARFQNACRDGRSEIAFVATGTNLSLQFFPANLHGEQRQVPTREYVDFERETGKVYLKAPMILNGVCVIWKGWIDLQRLDGMGCLEFDDERAQHEDALAQQAFEEARRRTRDFEDRDRSHREDLEARRQTDPSPGTNMTGGDDMKLR